One region of Trichosurus vulpecula isolate mTriVul1 chromosome 1, mTriVul1.pri, whole genome shotgun sequence genomic DNA includes:
- the LOC118834747 gene encoding surfeit locus protein 4-like produces MAPKGFNLMEAAEELSDQFLHLTKRFLPHLAHLCLISTFLEDGIHTWWQWNEQKEFIKMSWISSPFLALIFGMINTFGQLVGCVLILVQKYVPWACFVLFGIIFMQVMAYGLLWNLRFLMRNVALGGGLLFLLAESRAEGKSVFAGVPTLDCTSPNQYIQLGGRILLLLMFISLLHFEVSMFRIFQDIFNMALIILVAIGFKTKLAALTLVIWLLLINLLDNPFWTVPANRPLHDFMKYDFFHTMSVMGGLLLVVALGPGGVSIDEHKKKW; encoded by the exons ATGGCACCCAAAGGCTTCAACTTGATGGAAGCCGCGGAAGAGCTCTCGGACCAG TTCCTTCACCTCACAAAGAGATTCCTGCCTCATCTGGCTCACCTCTGTCTGATCAGCACCTTCCTAGAGGATGGCATTCACACCTGGTGGCAGTGGAATGAACAGAAGGAGTTCATCAAGATGTCCTGGATTAGCAGCCCTTTCCTGGCATTAATTTTTGGGATGATCAATACATTTGGGCAATTGG TGGGATGTGTGTTGATTTTAGTCCAGAAGTATGTTCCTTGGGCCTGTTTTGTGCTGTTTGGAATCATTTTCATGCAG GTCATGGCCTATGGCCTTTTGTGGAACCTCAGATTCCTGATGAG GAATGTTGCTTTGGGTGGTGGTCTGCTGTTCCTCTTAGCAGAGAGCCGGGCAGAAGGGAAGTCCGTGTTTGCTGGGGTTCCCACCTTGGATTGCACCTCCCCGAATCAGTACATTCAGCTGGGAGGAAGAATTCTTCTCCTCCTCATGTTCATATCACTCCTACACTTTGAAGTGAGCATGTTCA GGATCTTCCAAGACATCTTCAACATGGCTCTCATCATCCTGGTGGCCATTGGGTTCAAAACAAAACTTGCTGCCCTCACCCTTGTCATCTGGCTGCTCCTTATCAACCTCTTAGACAACCCATTTTGGACTGTCCCCGCCAATAGGCCCCTCCATGATTTTATGAAGTATGACTTTTTCCACACCATGTCAGTAATGGGAGGCCTTCTCTTGGTGGTAGCCCTTGGACCCGGGGGAGTTTCAATAGATGAACACAAGAAAAAGTGGTAA